The following proteins are encoded in a genomic region of Bacillus sp. FJAT-22090:
- a CDS encoding carbon-nitrogen family hydrolase, translating into MKVACVQLDIAFGAPKENFLKVEEKVREAASLGAKIVVLPEMWNTGYDLKRLKEIADLEGETTKKLFSRLSKELNIHIVGGSVSTKKGDQFYNTMYVTNSHGEIISEYNKAHLFKLMDEHHYLEEGNEKNLFTLDGVKMGGIICYDLRFPEWTRAHALSGAKVMFIPAQWPDARIDHWKILLQARAIENQIFIVAVNRVGSDPNNSFNGNSMVIAPWGEVLWVGENEEKVKLVDIDINEIEDVRKRIPIFQDRREVLYKYL; encoded by the coding sequence ATGAAAGTTGCATGTGTTCAATTAGATATTGCGTTTGGAGCGCCAAAAGAAAATTTTTTGAAGGTTGAAGAAAAAGTAAGAGAAGCAGCCTCTTTAGGAGCTAAAATTGTTGTATTACCAGAGATGTGGAATACAGGGTATGATTTAAAGAGATTAAAAGAAATCGCGGACTTGGAAGGCGAAACTACGAAAAAATTATTTTCTCGATTGTCCAAAGAATTAAACATTCATATAGTTGGGGGATCTGTTTCTACCAAAAAAGGGGATCAGTTTTACAATACAATGTACGTTACAAATTCTCATGGAGAGATAATTTCCGAATATAACAAGGCACACCTATTTAAATTAATGGATGAACACCATTATTTGGAAGAAGGTAATGAAAAGAACCTATTTACATTAGATGGTGTCAAAATGGGTGGAATTATTTGTTATGATTTACGCTTCCCTGAATGGACACGAGCTCATGCATTAAGTGGTGCAAAGGTAATGTTTATTCCAGCTCAATGGCCAGATGCACGAATTGATCACTGGAAAATATTGTTGCAGGCAAGAGCTATTGAAAATCAAATTTTTATTGTTGCTGTAAACCGTGTAGGAAGTGATCCAAACAATTCATTTAATGGTAATTCGATGGTAATAGCCCCTTGGGGAGAAGTATTGTGGGTAGGCGAAAATGAAGAAAAGGTTAAACTAGTGGATATTGATATAAATGAAATTGAAGATGTTCGAAAAAGAATTCCTATATTTCAAGATAGAAGAGAAGTATTATATAAGTATCTTTAA
- a CDS encoding pyridoxal phosphate-dependent aminotransferase, producing the protein MEFSNRLKNLPTQFFATLVQKVALAVSEGRDVINLGQGNPDQPTPEHIVRALQDAATNPLAHKYSPFRGINELKQSAADFYKREYNVEIDPYSEVAIMFGTKIGLVELPLAMMNENELMLLPDPGYPDYLSGVGLASVRFETMPLLEENNFLPDYSKLTEIQKEDAKLMYLNYPNNPTGATATKDFFEETVALAKESDIAIVHDFAYGGIGFDGQKPISFLQVEGAKDVGIEMYTLSKTYNMAGWRVGFAVGNPKIIEAINIIQDHLFVSLFPAIQTAAAAALNESQECVDELVSLYEGRRNALVDACSKIGWNVKAPKGSFFAWLPVAKGYTSQEFADLLLEKADVAVAPGNGFGSFGEGYVRVGLLVDEVRLVEAINRIEKLNLF; encoded by the coding sequence ATGGAATTTTCAAATCGACTAAAAAATTTACCTACTCAATTTTTTGCAACACTTGTTCAAAAAGTAGCATTAGCTGTGTCAGAAGGAAGAGATGTCATAAACTTAGGTCAGGGCAATCCAGATCAACCTACTCCTGAACATATAGTTAGAGCATTGCAAGATGCAGCAACAAATCCTTTAGCACACAAATACTCCCCTTTTCGAGGAATAAATGAGTTAAAACAATCAGCTGCAGACTTTTATAAACGTGAGTACAATGTAGAAATAGATCCATATTCCGAAGTAGCAATAATGTTCGGAACGAAGATTGGTCTAGTTGAATTACCATTAGCGATGATGAACGAAAATGAACTAATGCTCTTACCAGATCCAGGTTATCCAGATTACTTATCAGGTGTGGGGCTAGCAAGTGTTCGATTTGAAACAATGCCTTTACTAGAAGAAAACAACTTTCTTCCTGATTACAGTAAATTAACAGAAATACAAAAAGAAGATGCGAAGTTAATGTACTTAAATTATCCAAATAATCCTACTGGGGCAACTGCAACAAAGGATTTTTTTGAAGAGACTGTTGCACTTGCAAAAGAATCAGATATAGCGATTGTTCACGACTTTGCCTATGGAGGAATTGGTTTTGACGGTCAAAAACCTATCAGCTTTTTACAGGTTGAAGGTGCAAAAGATGTAGGTATAGAGATGTATACCCTTTCCAAAACTTATAATATGGCGGGTTGGAGGGTTGGCTTCGCAGTTGGAAACCCAAAAATAATTGAAGCGATCAATATTATTCAAGATCATTTATTTGTTAGTCTGTTCCCTGCAATCCAAACTGCTGCCGCTGCAGCACTAAATGAGAGCCAGGAATGTGTCGATGAACTTGTTTCTTTGTATGAAGGTAGAAGAAATGCATTAGTAGATGCTTGCTCAAAAATAGGATGGAATGTCAAAGCACCAAAAGGCTCCTTTTTTGCATGGTTACCAGTTGCAAAAGGTTACACAAGTCAAGAATTTGCAGACTTACTTTTAGAAAAAGCCGATGTCGCTGTAGCTCCTGGAAATGGTTTCGGATCCTTTGGCGAAGGCTATGTCCGTGTTGGGTTATTAGTGGATGAAGTTCGATTGGTAGAAGCTATAAATCGTATTGAAAAACTAAATCTATTTTAA
- a CDS encoding PPC domain-containing DNA-binding protein, producing the protein MSLIRANYATGQLGKTVGARLIYGTDLLEGIEQLCKVNYIEYATIISCFGSFQRSGFVYLVPNKSSKIGVGYNDLIVKEGPIEFLQGTGVVCKREGEYETHFHGSMCDQHGNIFGGHFIKGETPVITVDIVLAEVTGMEFHRKFDEETGANQFYPVDSNKTSTNKL; encoded by the coding sequence ATGTCTTTAATAAGAGCAAATTATGCCACTGGTCAGTTAGGTAAAACTGTTGGTGCAAGACTAATTTATGGAACAGATTTACTAGAAGGAATTGAGCAATTATGTAAAGTAAATTATATTGAATATGCAACAATCATAAGTTGTTTTGGAAGTTTTCAACGAAGTGGTTTTGTTTATCTTGTACCGAATAAAAGCTCTAAAATTGGTGTTGGATATAATGACCTTATAGTAAAAGAGGGACCAATAGAATTTTTACAAGGGACAGGTGTTGTATGTAAAAGGGAAGGGGAATACGAAACTCATTTTCACGGGTCCATGTGTGACCAACATGGCAACATTTTTGGAGGTCATTTTATCAAAGGAGAAACCCCTGTTATTACGGTTGATATAGTTTTAGCTGAAGTTACTGGAATGGAGTTTCATCGTAAGTTTGATGAGGAAACAGGAGCAAACCAATTTTACCCAGTGGATTCTAATAAAACTTCAACAAATAAACTGTAA
- a CDS encoding MetQ/NlpA family ABC transporter substrate-binding protein, translating into MKKLGLLLSTVLLSGALAACGDSSSEGEKTEALNEKKLVVGVTAGPHEQIVEVAKEVAAKDGLEIELKVFSDYILPNTALSEEDLDANSYQHEPFLNTFNEDHGTDLVPVGKTILNPMGVYSDKFDSIDDLPDGATFGLPNDPTNGARALYILEEHGLIKIKEDKRETASIYDLEENPKNLKFIELEAAQIPKQLSEVDAAAINTNFALDAGINPKEDSILLESSNSPYVNYIVVRAENKDDPTIQKFVKAYQSEEVKKFIEEEFQGSVLPSWEE; encoded by the coding sequence ATGAAAAAATTGGGTTTGCTTTTATCAACAGTACTTTTATCTGGAGCACTTGCAGCATGTGGGGATAGCTCTAGTGAAGGAGAAAAAACGGAAGCGTTAAATGAGAAAAAATTAGTAGTAGGAGTTACAGCAGGTCCCCATGAACAAATTGTTGAAGTTGCAAAAGAAGTAGCTGCAAAAGACGGTCTGGAAATTGAATTAAAAGTTTTCTCTGATTACATACTTCCAAACACTGCACTATCTGAAGAAGACTTAGATGCTAACAGTTATCAGCATGAGCCCTTCTTAAATACTTTTAATGAAGACCATGGAACAGATTTAGTACCAGTTGGGAAAACAATTCTAAATCCTATGGGAGTTTACTCAGACAAATTTGACTCAATAGATGATCTTCCAGACGGAGCAACTTTTGGTTTACCTAACGATCCAACTAACGGCGCTCGTGCACTATACATTTTAGAAGAACATGGACTAATCAAAATAAAAGAGGATAAAAGAGAAACTGCTTCCATCTATGATCTAGAAGAAAATCCAAAAAATTTAAAATTCATTGAGCTAGAAGCAGCACAAATTCCTAAACAGTTAAGCGAAGTTGATGCAGCAGCAATCAACACTAACTTTGCTTTAGATGCGGGTATTAATCCAAAAGAAGATTCTATTTTACTAGAGTCATCTAATTCACCTTATGTAAACTACATTGTTGTACGCGCTGAGAATAAAGACGACCCAACGATTCAAAAGTTTGTAAAAGCATATCAATCAGAAGAAGTTAAAAAATTCATCGAAGAAGAATTTCAAGGTTCTGTATTACCTAGCTGGGAAGAGTAG
- a CDS encoding methionine ABC transporter ATP-binding protein → MIVLENISKEFNSKNGIVKAVKNVNIHVKKGEIHGVIGYSGAGKSTLIRCVNLLEKPTQGKVIINGKEATSLPLPKLREVRNKIGMIFQGFNLLKTATVYDNIAIPLKLLGYDQTEVKTRVNKYLEIVGLTDKHHNYPNQLSGGQKQRVAIARALAQEPEVLLSDEATSALDPETTDSILELLLKINRELGITILLITHEMNVIQKICDYVYVMENGEVVEQNTAINLFTKPSHPTTKKFLSTISQRNLSPTLITQLNVTGAVTRLTFVGESTGKPLLAEVSQKFNVQPNILTANIIELKNGIVGNIVVHLIGVKEQVNAALKFLEDHGVGTEDLEGQS, encoded by the coding sequence ATGATTGTATTAGAAAATATATCGAAAGAATTTAACAGCAAGAATGGCATTGTAAAAGCAGTGAAAAATGTCAATATTCATGTAAAAAAAGGCGAAATTCATGGAGTAATAGGATACAGCGGGGCCGGAAAGAGTACTCTCATTCGTTGCGTAAACCTGCTAGAAAAACCTACTCAAGGTAAAGTTATCATTAACGGCAAGGAAGCTACCTCCCTTCCCCTTCCTAAACTAAGAGAAGTCCGAAATAAAATCGGAATGATTTTCCAAGGATTCAACTTATTAAAAACAGCTACTGTTTACGATAATATAGCCATCCCTCTAAAACTTCTTGGGTATGATCAAACAGAAGTAAAAACGAGAGTAAACAAATACTTAGAAATTGTAGGGCTGACAGATAAACACCATAACTATCCAAATCAATTATCAGGTGGTCAAAAGCAAAGGGTCGCAATTGCACGTGCTCTTGCGCAAGAACCGGAAGTGTTATTAAGTGACGAAGCAACTAGTGCGCTTGATCCTGAAACAACCGATTCTATCTTAGAACTATTATTAAAAATTAATAGAGAACTAGGAATAACAATTTTACTGATCACGCATGAAATGAATGTGATTCAAAAGATTTGTGATTATGTATATGTAATGGAAAATGGAGAAGTGGTTGAGCAGAACACTGCTATTAATCTATTCACTAAACCAAGTCATCCAACTACTAAAAAGTTTTTAAGTACAATTAGTCAGCGAAATCTCTCTCCTACTTTGATCACTCAGTTAAATGTTACAGGAGCTGTTACACGTTTAACTTTTGTTGGAGAAAGTACAGGTAAGCCTCTACTCGCAGAAGTTAGCCAAAAATTCAATGTTCAGCCAAATATTTTAACTGCTAATATTATTGAATTAAAAAATGGGATCGTTGGAAACATTGTCGTTCATTTAATTGGTGTGAAGGAACAAGTAAATGCTGCACTAAAATTTCTCGAAGACCACGGAGTTGGTACTGAGGATTTGGAGGGACAATCATGA
- a CDS encoding methionine ABC transporter permease, which yields MNRYEQFTEQWLPIIGKSVIETFQMVGISLFFSVLIGIPLGILIVLTRPGQALQNKVLYQISNLFINIVRSVPFIILLFFILPFTKIIVGTTIGVKGVIVPLVIYTAPYIARLMESALLEVENGVIEAYTAMGIKTRSIIWHVLLREARPSIILGLTISTVSLIGATAMAGMVGAGGLGDLAYRFGHLRYEVDVMYATVFILIILVQSIQSIGNRLAARLKKD from the coding sequence ATGAACAGATATGAACAGTTTACAGAGCAATGGTTACCGATTATCGGAAAATCAGTGATTGAAACATTCCAAATGGTTGGTATTTCACTGTTTTTCTCTGTCCTAATCGGAATTCCTTTAGGAATTTTAATCGTATTAACTAGACCAGGTCAGGCATTACAAAATAAAGTTTTGTATCAAATTAGTAATTTATTTATTAACATAGTACGTTCAGTTCCATTTATCATTTTACTCTTTTTTATACTTCCTTTTACGAAAATAATTGTTGGTACGACAATCGGTGTTAAAGGAGTTATAGTTCCATTAGTTATCTATACTGCTCCCTATATCGCACGTTTAATGGAATCCGCCTTACTTGAAGTAGAGAATGGTGTAATAGAGGCCTATACAGCGATGGGAATTAAAACAAGATCGATTATTTGGCATGTACTATTAAGAGAAGCACGTCCTTCTATCATTTTAGGATTAACTATTTCAACAGTAAGTTTAATTGGCGCAACTGCCATGGCTGGAATGGTCGGGGCTGGTGGACTTGGAGATTTAGCCTACCGTTTTGGACATTTACGTTACGAAGTTGATGTAATGTACGCTACTGTCTTTATTTTAATTATCCTCGTACAAAGTATTCAATCCATCGGCAATAGATTAGCAGCTAGATTGAAGAAAGATTAA
- a CDS encoding enoyl-CoA hydratase/isomerase family protein: MTNYLYIERKGSIATLIINRAEKKNSFSLAMFKQLGNILDELESDSNIKILILKGVDESAFSSGADISEFLENRFSAQKAKDYNDATLESIEKLYRFPKPTIALIKTLAIGGGLELANSCDFRFATSGSKLGITASNIGIIYNLTSTKRLVNLIGPSKAKELLYTASLISAEEGKELGLIDYVFPMEEIEEKCLEFAEKITRKSSVANNGIKQVIQSIIDGENAETKEIEQLILDSFSSDDYKEGIQAFLEKRKPNFS, from the coding sequence ATGACTAACTATTTGTATATTGAACGTAAAGGATCAATCGCTACTCTCATTATTAATCGAGCAGAGAAGAAAAACTCTTTTTCACTCGCTATGTTTAAACAGCTAGGTAATATTTTGGATGAGCTCGAAAGTGATTCTAATATAAAAATATTAATTTTAAAAGGTGTGGACGAATCAGCCTTCTCTTCTGGAGCTGACATATCGGAATTCCTTGAAAATCGTTTTTCTGCACAAAAAGCAAAAGATTATAATGATGCAACTTTGGAGTCTATCGAGAAATTATATCGTTTTCCTAAACCAACAATTGCTCTTATTAAAACATTAGCAATTGGTGGTGGATTAGAGTTAGCTAATTCTTGTGATTTTAGATTTGCTACCTCAGGAAGTAAACTTGGTATTACCGCTTCAAATATCGGAATTATTTATAACTTAACAAGTACTAAGCGTTTAGTGAATTTAATCGGTCCTTCAAAAGCAAAAGAATTACTTTATACTGCTTCGTTAATCTCTGCTGAAGAAGGAAAAGAATTAGGTTTAATCGATTATGTATTTCCTATGGAAGAGATTGAAGAGAAATGTCTTGAGTTTGCCGAAAAAATTACCCGTAAATCATCTGTAGCAAATAATGGCATCAAGCAAGTAATCCAATCGATTATAGACGGTGAAAATGCAGAAACGAAAGAAATTGAACAACTAATTTTAGATTCATTCAGTTCAGATGATTATAAAGAAGGAATTCAAGCATTTTTAGAGAAAAGAAAACCTAATTTTTCTTAA
- a CDS encoding alpha-hydroxy-acid oxidizing protein: protein MSTIKNNDLLLDNIGSNEKYPINFRELEQAAQEKLGAGPFGYIRSSAGGEETYRKNSNSFEKYSIVPRFLTDVSTLNTEVTILGHTYPHPLFIAPVGVNKIAHEDGEIAVAKAAAKFNYPYIQSTVSSYSIEEIADATKGSSKWFQLYWSQNKEISFSMVRRAEAAGYEAIVLTVDTVMLGWREEDVRNQFSPLKRGFGQGNYTSDPIFMAALSDHSMDAIIDSMIKNIYHPTLNWNNIEELREYTSLPILLKGILHPEDAKLAIEKGIDGIIVSNHGGRQLDGVIASIDALPEIVEVVKGQIPVLFDSGVRRGSDAVKALALGATAVCIGRPFVWGLASGGQAGVERVLENFLQETNVSISLSGARNLEELRKLKIVRS from the coding sequence ATGTCAACTATAAAAAATAATGATTTGTTATTAGATAATATTGGTTCTAATGAAAAATACCCTATTAATTTTAGGGAATTAGAACAAGCTGCACAGGAAAAATTAGGTGCAGGTCCATTTGGTTACATCCGGTCATCTGCTGGCGGTGAAGAAACATATCGTAAAAATAGCAATTCATTTGAAAAATATTCTATTGTACCAAGATTTCTTACTGATGTTTCTACTTTAAATACAGAAGTAACTATCCTTGGACATACATATCCTCATCCCCTTTTCATAGCTCCTGTAGGAGTAAATAAAATCGCACATGAGGATGGGGAAATTGCTGTTGCTAAAGCAGCGGCAAAATTTAATTATCCATATATACAAAGTACCGTTTCTAGTTATTCCATCGAAGAAATTGCAGATGCAACTAAAGGCAGTTCGAAATGGTTCCAATTATATTGGTCTCAAAACAAAGAAATTTCATTTAGCATGGTTAGGAGAGCAGAAGCTGCTGGGTATGAAGCAATTGTGTTAACGGTAGATACAGTTATGCTTGGTTGGCGTGAAGAAGATGTTCGAAATCAGTTCTCCCCACTTAAACGTGGTTTTGGTCAAGGAAATTATACTTCTGACCCTATTTTTATGGCTGCCCTTTCAGATCATTCGATGGATGCCATTATTGATAGTATGATAAAGAACATCTATCATCCTACTTTAAATTGGAACAATATCGAAGAATTAAGAGAGTATACTTCATTGCCGATTTTGCTAAAAGGTATTCTCCATCCAGAAGACGCAAAGCTAGCAATTGAAAAAGGGATAGATGGAATAATTGTTTCAAACCATGGTGGTCGTCAGTTAGATGGGGTTATCGCAAGTATCGATGCCCTTCCGGAAATAGTAGAAGTCGTAAAAGGGCAAATCCCCGTGCTATTCGACAGTGGCGTAAGACGAGGTTCAGATGCTGTAAAAGCTCTAGCACTAGGTGCAACTGCAGTTTGCATCGGACGTCCTTTTGTCTGGGGGCTTGCTAGTGGTGGGCAAGCTGGTGTGGAAAGGGTTCTTGAAAATTTCCTTCAAGAAACAAATGTGTCTATTTCTTTGAGTGGAGCACGTAATTTAGAGGAGCTTCGCAAATTAAAAATTGTTAGAAGCTAA
- a CDS encoding CaiB/BaiF CoA transferase family protein, translated as MEQALKGMKVIDLSQVLAGPYCTMVLGDMGADVIKVEKFPKGDDTRTMGPYINEESYMYMMVNRNKRGICLNLKKEEGLKILYKLIKDADVFIENYRPGVTKKLGIDYNSLKSINPAIIYCSISGYGQTGPYKNKGGFDIMAQGLSGLIDMTGERTGKPVKVGIAIHDIAAAQTAIQSILAAYIHRLKSGNGQYIDVSLVDSGLAWTVWEAAAYFGKGEVPRRNGTAHRVSAPYQGYKTKDGFILIGAANQKLWEKFCLLVVNKPEWISDERFLTNSIRSLHVDELEVEIENILKEHDSSYWLNLLDEHGIPSGPIYSYDQTLSDEHILSREMILDYEHPVAGPMKTLGFPAKFSETPGQFKSPAPLLGQHNSEVLNELGFSVEEISDLLSKQVINK; from the coding sequence ATGGAACAAGCTTTAAAAGGAATGAAAGTAATTGATTTATCACAAGTTCTTGCTGGTCCCTATTGCACAATGGTGCTAGGAGATATGGGTGCTGATGTTATTAAAGTGGAAAAGTTTCCTAAGGGCGATGATACCCGAACAATGGGTCCATATATCAACGAAGAAAGTTATATGTATATGATGGTCAACCGAAATAAACGTGGGATATGTCTTAATTTGAAGAAAGAAGAAGGCTTGAAAATATTATATAAACTTATAAAAGATGCAGATGTCTTCATCGAGAATTATCGTCCAGGTGTTACGAAGAAACTTGGTATTGATTATAATTCGTTAAAGTCAATTAATCCTGCTATTATTTATTGTTCTATATCTGGTTATGGCCAAACTGGACCTTACAAGAATAAAGGTGGCTTTGATATTATGGCTCAAGGTCTCTCCGGTTTAATCGATATGACAGGAGAACGCACTGGAAAGCCTGTAAAGGTAGGTATTGCAATCCATGATATCGCTGCAGCTCAAACAGCAATTCAATCTATATTAGCTGCATATATTCATCGATTGAAATCAGGAAATGGTCAGTATATTGACGTTTCGTTAGTAGATTCCGGACTTGCCTGGACTGTTTGGGAAGCTGCTGCATACTTTGGAAAAGGCGAGGTGCCAAGAAGGAATGGTACTGCACACCGAGTTTCTGCACCCTATCAAGGTTACAAAACGAAAGATGGATTTATTTTAATCGGTGCAGCCAATCAAAAGCTTTGGGAAAAATTTTGCTTATTAGTAGTAAATAAACCAGAGTGGATATCGGATGAACGATTTCTAACAAATAGTATACGTTCACTTCATGTCGATGAATTAGAAGTTGAAATTGAAAATATTTTAAAAGAACACGACTCATCCTATTGGCTGAATCTGTTAGATGAGCACGGTATTCCTTCAGGACCAATTTATTCATATGACCAAACTCTTTCGGATGAACACATACTTTCTAGAGAAATGATTTTAGATTATGAACACCCTGTAGCTGGTCCGATGAAGACACTTGGATTCCCTGCAAAATTCTCAGAAACACCTGGACAATTCAAGAGCCCTGCTCCACTATTGGGACAGCATAATAGTGAAGTGTTGAATGAGCTAGGATTTTCAGTAGAAGAAATTAGTGACCTTTTAAGTAAACAAGTAATTAATAAATAG
- a CDS encoding manganese catalase family protein has product MFQRVNKLLIELPNVEYGDANAASAVQELLGGKFGEMSTLNNYMYQSFNFRGKSKLKPFYDLVASITAEEFGHVELVSNTINLLHKGTSFAGDPDITPLQNATDIRNTYAFIANAQTSLAGDSMGNPWRGDYVFSSGNLVLDLLHNFFLECGARTHKMRVYEMTDHPAARELIGYLLVRGGTHILAYAKAIEMATGTDVTTMLPIPSLDNRVFDQARKYEERGYGNVLFTWNNVGDYKDIKYIWKGTNPASGDQLFVKEGSPKGYDIPDLESKPEEFAPGIGPDEYAAIAKRLMANM; this is encoded by the coding sequence ATGTTTCAACGTGTAAACAAGCTATTAATAGAACTTCCCAACGTAGAATATGGTGATGCAAATGCTGCTTCGGCTGTTCAAGAGCTGTTAGGTGGAAAATTTGGTGAAATGTCCACATTAAATAATTATATGTACCAATCCTTTAACTTCAGAGGGAAATCAAAATTAAAGCCTTTTTATGATTTGGTTGCCAGTATCACAGCAGAGGAATTTGGTCATGTAGAGCTTGTCTCCAATACAATTAATCTTTTGCATAAAGGAACTTCTTTTGCCGGAGACCCAGATATAACTCCGCTTCAAAATGCTACAGATATACGGAACACCTATGCCTTCATTGCAAATGCACAGACTTCTTTAGCTGGAGATTCAATGGGTAATCCATGGAGAGGAGACTATGTGTTTTCAAGTGGAAACTTGGTACTAGACTTGCTTCATAACTTTTTCTTAGAATGTGGCGCTCGTACACATAAAATGCGTGTATATGAGATGACAGACCACCCTGCTGCTAGAGAATTAATTGGCTATTTACTTGTTCGTGGAGGTACTCATATTCTTGCGTATGCAAAAGCGATAGAAATGGCAACAGGAACAGATGTGACAACAATGCTTCCTATTCCAAGTTTAGATAATCGCGTTTTTGATCAAGCAAGAAAGTATGAGGAACGTGGTTACGGAAACGTATTATTCACATGGAATAATGTAGGCGACTATAAAGATATAAAATATATTTGGAAAGGGACTAATCCAGCAAGTGGGGATCAGCTCTTTGTAAAAGAAGGTAGTCCAAAAGGATATGATATTCCTGATTTAGAGTCAAAACCTGAAGAATTTGCACCTGGCATAGGACCTGATGAATATGCAGCAATTGCTAAAAGATTAATGGCTAATATGTAA
- a CDS encoding DUF2642 domain-containing protein, translating to MVKVNPNSQPNVVFVSNVESYLYQQLMRLNGKHIAVQTTRSTLQGILTMLTPDHIVLDVSGTPFFIRNQQIVWVTQAL from the coding sequence ATGGTTAAAGTTAATCCAAATTCACAGCCGAATGTTGTCTTTGTAAGTAATGTTGAATCTTATCTTTACCAACAACTTATGAGATTGAATGGAAAACATATTGCAGTTCAAACTACTAGAAGTACACTTCAAGGTATATTAACAATGTTAACTCCGGATCACATTGTATTAGATGTTAGCGGCACTCCTTTTTTTATACGAAACCAGCAAATTGTTTGGGTTACACAAGCGCTATGA
- a CDS encoding DUF1273 domain-containing protein, which yields MTKRLVITGYKAHELGIFNDSHAGIPIIKRAIYNQLLLLMDEGLEWVILSGQQGVETWAAEVLLEMKVDFPHLKLAIITPFLEQEKNWNEQKQEKYRNLLFQADYQTSITKSPYEAPWQFIEKNKFLLRNSDGILIVYDEENEGSPKYFKKLAQQFAEKENYSLFIIDAYDLQVIAEEIAEEERNNYL from the coding sequence ATGACAAAACGTTTAGTTATAACTGGTTATAAAGCACATGAATTGGGTATTTTTAATGACTCACATGCAGGAATACCTATTATAAAAAGAGCAATATACAATCAATTGCTTTTACTAATGGATGAGGGTCTTGAATGGGTAATATTAAGTGGTCAACAAGGGGTTGAAACTTGGGCTGCCGAAGTATTACTAGAGATGAAAGTCGATTTTCCGCATTTAAAATTAGCTATAATAACCCCTTTTCTGGAACAAGAAAAAAATTGGAATGAGCAAAAACAAGAAAAGTATAGAAATTTGCTTTTTCAAGCGGATTATCAAACGAGTATTACTAAAAGTCCTTACGAGGCACCATGGCAATTCATCGAAAAAAATAAATTCCTACTTAGAAATTCGGATGGAATTCTAATTGTCTACGACGAAGAAAACGAAGGGTCTCCCAAATATTTTAAAAAACTTGCACAACAATTTGCTGAAAAAGAAAACTACTCTTTATTCATAATTGATGCATATGACCTTCAAGTGATAGCAGAAGAAATCGCAGAGGAAGAAAGGAATAATTATTTATGA
- a CDS encoding spore coat protein encodes MTQNPFGQGQAQGQGQTHQNMQTGNISQQMNHGGHEVFDVHEVLSTVVSGLNLKTILRPHVKDQELLNILDRQYAFALDEYNITVECFKTGQDPSHPTTSYKMQQGNDFVYGTKPSQPKKPMQNANEINDEAISGYLLGAAKAAATIKTGAALETTNPVVRRVLADSIPNCIEMAYELSIYQNKHHYYQVPQLDQQSMQAMLNAYAPVQGKMMS; translated from the coding sequence ATGACTCAAAACCCATTTGGTCAAGGTCAAGCTCAAGGTCAAGGTCAAACTCATCAAAATATGCAAACCGGAAATATTTCTCAACAAATGAATCATGGTGGTCATGAAGTATTTGATGTTCATGAAGTTTTATCAACTGTTGTATCTGGTTTAAACTTGAAAACAATTTTACGTCCACATGTAAAAGACCAAGAATTGTTGAACATCTTGGATCGTCAATATGCATTTGCACTTGATGAATATAATATTACGGTTGAATGCTTTAAAACTGGACAAGACCCTTCACATCCAACAACAAGCTATAAAATGCAACAAGGCAACGACTTTGTATATGGAACGAAGCCTTCTCAACCGAAAAAGCCTATGCAAAATGCAAATGAAATTAATGACGAAGCGATTTCTGGTTATTTACTTGGAGCGGCAAAAGCAGCTGCAACTATCAAAACAGGTGCGGCTTTAGAAACTACAAACCCAGTAGTGCGTCGAGTTCTTGCAGATTCAATTCCAAACTGCATCGAAATGGCTTATGAGCTTTCGATCTATCAAAACAAGCATCACTACTACCAAGTACCACAACTTGACCAACAAAGCATGCAAGCAATGTTAAACGCATATGCTCCTGTACAAGGAAAAATGATGAGTTAA